A part of Pseudochaenichthys georgianus chromosome 23, fPseGeo1.2, whole genome shotgun sequence genomic DNA contains:
- the wnt7ba gene encoding protein Wnt-7b translates to MLIISSRSALLSVYYPQIFLILTSGSYLALSSVVALGANIICNKIPGLAPRQRALCQSRPDAIIVIGEGAQLGINECQYQFRYGRWNCSALGERTVFGQELRVGSREAAFTYAITAAGVAHAVTTACSQGNLSQCGCDREKQGYHDREEGWKWGGCSADVKYGVEFSRRFVDAREIKKNARRLMNLHNNEAGRKMLEEKMKLECKCHGVSGSCTTKTCWITLPMFRELGHLLKERYSGAVQVEPVRASRLRQPSFLRLKEARGYQKPTDTDLVYLERSPNYCEEDKVTGSTGTRGRQCNGTSTHTDGCNMMCCGRGHDTHSYTRIWQCNCKFHWCCFVKCNTCSEKSEVFTCK, encoded by the exons ATGCTGATCATCTCGTCCCGCAGTGCGCTGCTGTCCGTCTACTACCCACAGATCTTCCTCATCCTCACCAGCGGTAGCTACCT GGCGCTGTCCTCTGTGGTGGCTCTGGGTGCTAACATCATCTGCAACAAGATACCCGGATTGGCCCCCCGCCAGAGAGCCCTCTGTCAGAGTCGCCCGGACGCCATCATCGTTATCGGAGAAGGCGCCCAGCTGGGCATCAATGAGTGTCAGTACCAGTTTCGTTACGGCCGCTGGAACTGCTCGGCCCTGGGAGAGAGGACCGTCTTCGGACAAGAGCTGAGAGTAG gcAGCAGGGAGGCAGCATTCACATACGCCATCACCGCAGCCGGAGTTGCCCACGCGGTAACTACGGCTTGTAGCCAAGGCAACCTGAGCCAGTGCGGCTGCGATCGCGAGAAGCAGGGCTACCACGACCGAGAGGAGGGCTGGAAGTGGGGGGGCTGCTCTGCCGATGTGAAGTACGGGGTGGAGTTCTCGCGGCGCTTTGTAGACGCTCGTGAGATCAAGAAAAACGCCCGGCGGCTGATGAACCTGCACAACAACGAGGCAGGGCGAAAG ATGCTAGAGGAGAAGATGAAGCTGGAGTGTAAGTGTCACGGCGTGTCCGGTTCCTGCACCACCAAGACCTGCTGGATCACCCTGCCCATGTTCAGAGAGCTGGGTCACCTGCTGAAGGAGCGCTACAGCGGGGCCGTTCAGGTGGAGCCGGTCCGGGCCTCGCGACTCCGACAACCCTCCTTCCTGCGACTCAAAGAGGCTCGGGGCTACCAGAAGCCCACGGACACGGACCTGGTGTACCTGGAGCGTTCGCCCAACTACTGCGAGGAGGACAAGGTCACGGGAAGCACGGGAACGCGGGGACGACAGTGCAACGGCACCTCCACCCACACGGATGGTTGTAACATGATGTGCTGCGGCCGGGGGCACGACACGCACAGCTACACCCGCATCTGGCAGTGCAACTGCAAGTTCCACTGGTGCTGCTTCGTCAAGTGCAACACATGCAGCGAGAAATCAGAAGTGTTCACCTGCAAGTag